One genomic window of Geoanaerobacter pelophilus includes the following:
- the hpnI gene encoding bacteriohopanetetrol glucosamine biosynthesis glycosyltransferase HpnI codes for MTTIRAILPFLAIAPALIYAVLTLRAAYLYFNRRKTPPVSAPPVTILKPVKGMDAGSFDNFASFCRQRYDCFQLVFAVASPDDEALPIIRRLIHEFPDVDIDLVIDDRIYGPNYKVCNLINAFPRAKHDIIIICDSDIRVGEGYLEAVCSAFVDPAVGLVTSLYRTSGVEGCASAIEALGFTVEMVPNVMVAMKLEGLTFALGASMAVRREVLAQIGGFEALVDYLADDYQLGNRVFRAGYRLELSDYFVESVMRRETLSAITSRQLRWCRTMRVSRPGGYFASGVTQPAIASGIALLTGGLELGVAAVLLLYLVRGGVGLLFSRKYLRDGLLPRYLWLLPFRDLLASVTWAMAFAGNKVSWRGYRYRVLPGGRMEEVS; via the coding sequence ATGACAACCATCCGTGCAATCCTCCCGTTTTTAGCCATTGCCCCTGCCCTGATCTATGCCGTGCTGACTCTGAGGGCTGCTTACCTGTATTTCAACCGCCGGAAAACGCCGCCAGTCAGCGCCCCGCCGGTGACTATTCTGAAACCAGTCAAGGGGATGGACGCCGGCAGCTTTGATAATTTTGCGTCATTTTGTCGCCAGAGGTATGACTGCTTTCAGCTCGTCTTTGCGGTTGCCTCGCCCGATGACGAGGCGTTGCCGATCATTCGCAGGCTTATTCATGAATTTCCTGACGTTGATATCGATCTTGTCATTGATGACCGTATTTACGGGCCTAACTACAAGGTGTGCAACCTTATCAATGCCTTTCCCCGGGCAAAGCACGATATAATTATCATCTGTGACAGCGATATCCGGGTCGGCGAGGGGTATCTCGAAGCCGTTTGTTCCGCATTTGTCGATCCGGCTGTCGGCCTGGTTACCTCATTGTATCGCACCAGCGGGGTTGAAGGGTGTGCCAGCGCCATTGAGGCGCTGGGGTTTACGGTCGAGATGGTGCCCAATGTCATGGTGGCAATGAAGCTCGAAGGTCTTACCTTTGCCTTGGGCGCGTCCATGGCTGTCCGGCGCGAGGTCCTGGCGCAGATCGGTGGTTTCGAGGCGTTGGTTGATTATCTGGCTGATGACTATCAGCTCGGCAACCGTGTCTTCCGCGCCGGCTATCGCCTGGAGCTTTCCGATTACTTCGTGGAAAGCGTCATGCGTAGGGAGACCCTCTCCGCAATAACCTCACGCCAGCTTCGCTGGTGCCGGACAATGCGCGTTTCCCGGCCTGGCGGGTATTTTGCCTCAGGGGTAACGCAACCGGCGATCGCTTCTGGCATTGCCTTATTAACCGGGGGGCTGGAGTTGGGAGTTGCCGCTGTCCTTCTGCTTTATCTGGTGCGAGGTGGCGTCGGACTTCTGTTTAGCCGGAAGTATCTCCGTGATGGGCTGCTCCCCAGATATCTCTGGTTGTTACCCTTTCGAGACTTACTGGCCTCAGTGACCTGGGCCATGGCTTTTGCCGGGAACAAGGTGTCGTGGCGGGGCTATCGCTACAGAGTATTGCCCGGTGGCCGGATGGAGGAGGTATCGTGA
- a CDS encoding tRNA (mnm(5)s(2)U34)-methyltransferase, with the protein MTSTDNPADSCGESADLRGAVALAHHFLRNVVKPGDRVVDATCGNGNDTLFLAKLVGEHGRVWAFDIQPSAIEKTSALLAAHQCASQVELIAGGHEGLSALVKEPLSAAVFNLGFLPGGDKGCITHGATTIAALAQAAALLTTGGIVTVAAYPGHSGGDDESQAVEQWASGLPPHIFNVWRHRQLNRSAVAPYLILVERRPS; encoded by the coding sequence ATGACAAGTACAGACAACCCAGCTGATAGTTGCGGGGAGAGTGCTGACCTGCGGGGTGCGGTGGCGCTGGCTCACCATTTTCTCCGGAATGTGGTAAAACCCGGTGACCGGGTGGTGGATGCAACCTGCGGCAACGGCAACGATACCCTGTTTCTGGCGAAGCTTGTTGGTGAACATGGGCGTGTCTGGGCTTTTGATATCCAGCCGTCAGCCATCGAGAAAACCTCGGCACTGCTTGCTGCTCACCAGTGCGCTTCCCAGGTGGAACTGATCGCCGGTGGCCATGAAGGCTTGTCCGCCCTAGTCAAGGAACCTCTCAGCGCCGCGGTTTTCAACCTCGGATTTCTCCCCGGAGGAGACAAAGGATGTATTACCCATGGCGCGACAACTATTGCGGCTTTGGCTCAGGCCGCTGCCTTATTGACGACCGGGGGGATCGTTACTGTTGCGGCTTATCCGGGGCACTCAGGTGGCGATGATGAGTCGCAAGCGGTGGAACAGTGGGCGTCAGGCTTGCCCCCTCATATATTCAATGTTTGGCGGCACCGGCAGCTGAATCGGTCGGCTGTTGCCCCATATCTGATCCTGGTTGAGCGAAGGCCTTCATGA
- the shc gene encoding squalene--hopene cyclase yields MAIAPFKHPISHALTSFNGVTAEQESNPLPKPGAKIHHLPPSIWKKQASGANSPLDQAIERTRDFFFREQLPQGYWWAELESNVTITAEYIMLFQFMGLVDKAKEKKMANYLLRQQTPEGHWALWFGGPGDLSTTIEAYFALKLAGYSAEHPAMLKAREFIISKGGILKARVFTKIFLALFGEFSWLGVPSMPIELMLFPNWAYFNMYELSSWSRATIIPLSITMTLRPVRKLPPRARVQELYVRPPRPIDYTFTKEDGIFTWKNFFIGVDHMLKIYEGNPIRPLKSKAMAAAEKWVLEHQEPTGDWGGIQPAMLNSVLALHCLGYANDHPAVEKGLKALDNFCIEDDESIVLQSCVSPLWDTALALKALVDSGVPNDHPALVKAAQWLLDREVRKEGDWKVKCPELKPGGWAFEFLNDWYPDVDDSGFVMMAIKDIAVKNEKAREGAIKRGIDWCLGMQSKNGGWGAFDKDNTKHLLNKIPFADLEALIDPPTADLTGRMLELMGTFGYSREFPAAASGLEFLKREQEKDGSWWGRWGVNYIYGTWSVLSGLAAIGEDLSQPYIRKAVSWIKSKQNDDGGWGETCESYYDPTLAGIGPSTASQTGWALLALMAAGEAKAPETAKGVQYLLSTQKSDGTWDEEQFTGTGFPKFFMIKYHIYRNCFPLTALGTYRRLLQEEA; encoded by the coding sequence ATGGCGATTGCCCCCTTCAAGCACCCCATATCCCATGCCCTCACCTCGTTCAACGGAGTGACCGCCGAACAGGAATCGAATCCGCTACCCAAACCAGGGGCCAAGATTCATCATCTTCCCCCGTCAATATGGAAAAAACAAGCAAGTGGCGCAAATAGCCCGCTTGACCAGGCTATTGAGCGAACCCGCGACTTCTTCTTCCGGGAGCAGCTCCCCCAGGGTTACTGGTGGGCGGAGCTTGAGTCCAATGTTACCATTACTGCCGAATATATAATGCTCTTTCAGTTCATGGGGCTGGTAGACAAGGCTAAAGAAAAGAAGATGGCCAACTATCTCCTGCGCCAGCAGACCCCGGAAGGCCATTGGGCCTTATGGTTCGGCGGCCCCGGCGACCTCTCGACGACCATTGAGGCATACTTTGCCCTGAAACTCGCCGGTTACAGTGCAGAGCATCCGGCAATGCTCAAGGCCCGAGAATTCATTATCTCAAAAGGGGGCATACTCAAGGCCCGCGTCTTCACCAAGATCTTTCTTGCCCTGTTCGGTGAATTCTCATGGCTGGGCGTCCCGTCCATGCCGATCGAGCTGATGCTGTTCCCCAACTGGGCCTACTTCAACATGTATGAGCTCTCCAGCTGGTCAAGGGCCACGATCATCCCGCTTTCCATTACCATGACGCTGCGGCCGGTGCGCAAGCTCCCGCCGCGGGCCAGGGTACAGGAGCTTTACGTCAGGCCACCGCGCCCCATTGACTATACCTTTACCAAAGAGGACGGCATCTTCACCTGGAAGAATTTTTTCATCGGCGTTGACCATATGCTGAAGATCTACGAGGGGAACCCGATCCGCCCCCTGAAGAGCAAGGCAATGGCAGCAGCGGAAAAGTGGGTTCTGGAACACCAGGAGCCAACCGGCGACTGGGGCGGTATCCAGCCGGCCATGCTCAATTCCGTGCTTGCGCTGCACTGCCTTGGCTACGCCAATGACCATCCGGCAGTGGAAAAAGGGTTGAAGGCCCTGGACAACTTCTGCATCGAGGATGATGAAAGCATAGTACTCCAGTCCTGCGTATCGCCGCTCTGGGATACGGCGCTTGCCTTGAAGGCCCTTGTAGATTCCGGTGTGCCCAACGATCACCCGGCCCTGGTGAAGGCTGCCCAGTGGCTCCTGGATCGCGAAGTACGCAAGGAAGGGGACTGGAAGGTAAAGTGCCCTGAACTGAAGCCCGGTGGCTGGGCATTCGAGTTCCTCAATGACTGGTATCCCGATGTCGATGACTCGGGTTTTGTCATGATGGCCATCAAGGATATTGCGGTAAAGAACGAAAAGGCCCGGGAAGGCGCCATAAAGCGCGGCATCGACTGGTGCCTCGGGATGCAGAGCAAAAACGGTGGCTGGGGAGCGTTCGATAAGGACAACACCAAGCACCTCCTCAACAAGATTCCGTTTGCCGACCTTGAAGCGCTCATCGACCCGCCAACTGCCGACCTTACCGGCAGGATGCTCGAACTGATGGGGACGTTCGGCTATTCCAGAGAGTTTCCGGCCGCAGCCAGCGGCCTGGAATTCCTCAAGCGCGAGCAGGAAAAGGATGGTTCCTGGTGGGGACGTTGGGGGGTCAACTACATCTACGGCACTTGGTCTGTTCTTTCCGGTCTGGCGGCAATAGGAGAAGACCTGTCCCAGCCTTACATCCGCAAGGCAGTAAGCTGGATCAAATCAAAACAGAACGATGATGGCGGCTGGGGCGAGACCTGCGAATCATACTATGACCCTACCCTTGCCGGGATCGGACCGAGTACCGCATCCCAGACCGGTTGGGCGCTGCTGGCGCTCATGGCGGCAGGCGAGGCCAAGGCTCCGGAAACTGCCAAGGGGGTGCAATACCTGCTTTCCACCCAAAAAAGTGACGGCACCTGGGACGAGGAGCAGTTTACCGGCACCGGCTTCCCCAAATTTTTCATGATCAAATACCATATCTACCGTAACTGTTTTCCGCTTACCGCCCTCGGCACCTACCGGAGACTGTTACAGGAAGAGGCCTGA
- the hpnA gene encoding hopanoid-associated sugar epimerase, protein MRVFVTGATGFIGGQLVRELLADGHQVRVLARAGSDRRNLDGLNLEICEGDLRDKDRLVKGLAGCEMLYHAAADYRLWTKKPSDMYEINVTGTRNILEAALANRLSRVVYTSSVGTLGNPGDGTPGTEETPVTFADMVGDYKKSKFMAEREAESFLRRGLPLVIVNPSTPVGPGDIKPTPTGKIIVDFLNRKMPAYLDTGLNIIDVADCARGHILAASKGKIGGKYILGNENLTLCQIFKLLEEITGLPAPKVRLPYTPILVAAHINEAVAKITGRPPLIPLAGVQMAKKIMFFDSSKSLQELGLPHRPAREALARAVAWFKVNGYVSAKN, encoded by the coding sequence ATGAGAGTTTTCGTAACCGGTGCTACCGGGTTCATAGGGGGTCAGCTGGTCAGAGAGCTGCTGGCCGACGGCCACCAGGTCAGGGTGCTTGCCAGAGCAGGGTCGGACCGGAGGAATCTGGACGGGCTGAACCTGGAGATCTGCGAAGGCGATCTGCGCGACAAAGACCGCTTGGTGAAAGGGCTTGCTGGTTGTGAGATGCTCTATCACGCAGCCGCAGACTATCGGCTCTGGACGAAAAAACCCTCGGACATGTACGAGATCAACGTCACCGGGACCAGGAACATCCTTGAGGCTGCTCTCGCAAACCGGCTTTCACGGGTAGTTTACACCAGCAGTGTCGGGACGCTGGGCAACCCTGGCGACGGCACCCCGGGAACAGAAGAGACCCCGGTAACATTTGCTGACATGGTCGGCGATTACAAGAAAAGCAAGTTCATGGCCGAAAGAGAGGCAGAATCGTTTCTCAGGCGCGGACTGCCGCTGGTCATAGTCAACCCGTCAACACCCGTAGGGCCGGGTGATATCAAACCGACGCCGACCGGCAAGATCATCGTCGATTTCCTGAACCGCAAGATGCCTGCGTACCTGGACACCGGCCTTAACATCATCGACGTTGCCGATTGCGCGCGGGGTCATATCCTGGCGGCCAGCAAAGGCAAAATCGGCGGGAAATACATCCTGGGCAATGAGAATCTCACGCTCTGCCAGATTTTTAAACTGCTCGAAGAAATTACCGGCCTGCCGGCTCCCAAGGTACGGCTGCCATACACCCCGATTCTGGTTGCTGCCCATATAAACGAAGCAGTAGCAAAAATCACCGGTCGGCCGCCGCTCATCCCGCTGGCCGGCGTACAGATGGCAAAAAAAATCATGTTCTTTGATTCGTCGAAATCGCTTCAGGAACTCGGACTGCCGCATCGTCCTGCCCGCGAAGCGCTGGCACGAGCAGTGGCCTGGTTTAAAGTAAACGGCTATGTGTCGGCAAAGAATTGA
- the dxs gene encoding 1-deoxy-D-xylulose-5-phosphate synthase, whose translation MYPLLETINSPSDLKRLSPEELIQLSGEVRRFLLATVSQTGGHLASNLGAVELTLALHYCFNSPNDHFIWDVGHQAYTHKIITGRRDQFHTQRQYKGISGFPKRSESPHDAFGAGHSSTSISAGLGMAVAGDLLGSPSRVVAVIGDGSLTGGMAFEALNQAGHLNKNLVVVLNDNEMSISKNVGSFSSFVSRKLTGNYFRDLKKEMKGLLENIPAFGGNILKFARRAENSLKGFLTPGMLFEALGFEYIGPIQGHDLPQLIEILSNVKALEGPVLVHIMTTKGKGYPPAEQNPDQFHGVGPFDIATGKVSGGKATGPSYTGIFGQTMLKLAREDNKIVAITAAMPDGTGLSPFAKEFPDRFFDVGIAEQHALTFAAGLAAEGFKPVAAIYSTFTQRAYDQVFHDICLQKLPVTLALDRAGLVGDDGPTHHGAFDLSYLRHLPGITVMAPKDENELQHMLKTALYAGSPMAIRYPRGNGYGVPLDEELREVRIGKGEILSEGNDVAILAIGSTVYPALEAAAVLKEKGISATVVNARFVKPLDRDLILSVAKATRHLVTVEENALMGGFGTAVLELLADEGETDVRVKRIGIPDRFIEQGSQAQLRADLGLDGSGIAAACEEFLKSPAVKPLLTRVK comes from the coding sequence ATGTATCCATTGCTGGAAACAATAAATAGCCCATCTGATCTCAAGCGGCTTTCTCCGGAAGAACTCATTCAACTTTCAGGAGAGGTGCGCCGATTTCTTTTGGCAACTGTATCCCAAACAGGTGGCCACCTAGCGTCAAACCTCGGCGCAGTCGAATTGACCCTGGCACTCCATTACTGTTTCAACTCTCCCAATGACCATTTCATCTGGGATGTCGGCCATCAGGCCTACACCCACAAGATCATTACCGGGAGACGCGACCAGTTCCACACCCAGCGGCAGTACAAGGGTATCAGCGGCTTTCCGAAACGGAGCGAATCCCCCCATGACGCTTTTGGCGCCGGACATTCCTCAACCTCTATTTCGGCAGGGCTGGGAATGGCTGTTGCCGGAGACCTGCTGGGGTCTCCCAGCAGAGTAGTGGCCGTTATCGGCGACGGCTCGCTGACCGGAGGGATGGCATTCGAGGCACTCAACCAGGCCGGCCACCTCAACAAGAACCTGGTGGTAGTACTGAACGACAATGAGATGTCCATTTCGAAAAATGTCGGCTCGTTTTCCAGCTTCGTCTCACGTAAGCTCACCGGCAACTATTTCCGCGACCTTAAGAAAGAGATGAAGGGGCTGCTCGAAAACATCCCCGCATTCGGCGGCAATATCCTCAAGTTTGCCAGAAGGGCGGAAAACTCTCTAAAAGGTTTTCTCACGCCCGGCATGCTCTTCGAAGCACTTGGCTTCGAGTACATCGGTCCGATCCAGGGGCACGACCTGCCGCAGCTGATCGAGATTCTCAGTAATGTCAAGGCATTGGAAGGACCGGTGCTGGTCCATATTATGACTACCAAAGGAAAAGGATACCCACCGGCTGAACAGAATCCCGACCAGTTCCACGGCGTCGGCCCCTTCGATATTGCTACTGGCAAGGTTTCCGGCGGCAAAGCAACTGGGCCTTCCTACACCGGCATCTTTGGCCAGACCATGCTCAAACTGGCCCGCGAAGACAATAAAATCGTCGCGATTACCGCGGCAATGCCCGACGGTACCGGGCTCTCCCCGTTTGCCAAGGAGTTTCCCGATCGATTTTTTGATGTCGGCATTGCAGAACAGCATGCCCTGACCTTTGCCGCCGGACTGGCAGCAGAAGGGTTCAAGCCGGTGGCGGCGATCTATTCGACCTTTACCCAGCGTGCCTATGACCAGGTATTTCACGATATCTGCCTGCAGAAACTCCCGGTCACCCTGGCCCTGGACCGGGCCGGGCTGGTCGGCGACGATGGCCCGACTCATCACGGCGCCTTTGACCTCTCCTATCTCCGCCACCTGCCGGGGATTACCGTCATGGCCCCGAAAGACGAGAACGAACTCCAGCACATGCTGAAGACCGCTCTTTATGCCGGTAGCCCCATGGCCATTCGCTACCCGCGGGGGAACGGTTACGGAGTGCCTCTGGACGAAGAACTGCGCGAGGTCCGGATCGGCAAGGGCGAAATCCTGAGCGAAGGCAACGATGTTGCCATCCTGGCCATCGGCTCAACTGTATACCCGGCCCTTGAGGCAGCTGCAGTTCTTAAAGAGAAAGGCATCAGCGCAACAGTGGTCAACGCGAGATTCGTCAAACCGCTCGACCGCGACCTGATTCTCTCAGTGGCCAAAGCGACCAGACATCTGGTCACTGTCGAAGAAAATGCCCTGATGGGCGGCTTTGGAACAGCCGTACTGGAACTGCTTGCCGACGAAGGGGAAACAGATGTCCGTGTCAAGCGGATCGGTATCCCTGACCGTTTCATCGAGCAGGGCAGCCAGGCCCAGCTGCGCGCTGACCTCGGCCTCGATGGCTCAGGAATTGCCGCTGCCTGCGAGGAGTTTCTGAAATCACCGGCAGTTAAACCGTTACTGACAAGAGTTAAATAA
- the hpnH gene encoding adenosyl-hopene transferase HpnH, whose protein sequence is MRFPWRLNYDLTKYIISNKLNNVEKYPLVLMLEPTHLCNLACSGCGRIREYADTIQSMMSLEECLRSVDECPAPIVTITGGEPFLYPHIFELIDGVLKRGKHIQFCTNGLLLSASLDKMQPHPNFTLNVHMDGMEETHDRILERKGTFKIAIEGIKKAKRLGFRVCTNTTIFKNTDMVEMEMLFSHLTELGVDGLLAAPGFDYEDVGEDLFLQRREIEKRFAQVYEMSKRFRFWSTPMYLRFLKGEKQLQCTPWGNPTRNTQGWKAPCYLITDAHYPTFREMMANTDWNRYGVGRDERCAQCMMHCGFEPTVVNEIAKSWKDIWEMAIWNLT, encoded by the coding sequence ATGCGTTTCCCTTGGCGACTGAACTACGACCTTACCAAATACATCATCTCCAACAAGCTCAACAACGTTGAGAAATACCCATTGGTTCTGATGCTGGAACCGACGCACCTCTGCAACCTGGCCTGTTCCGGATGCGGAAGGATCAGGGAATATGCCGACACCATCCAGTCAATGATGTCTCTCGAAGAGTGCCTGCGATCCGTTGATGAATGCCCGGCTCCGATCGTCACCATTACCGGTGGCGAACCGTTCCTTTATCCGCACATCTTCGAACTGATCGACGGGGTGCTCAAGCGGGGCAAGCATATCCAGTTCTGCACCAACGGCCTGCTGCTGTCCGCCTCTCTGGACAAGATGCAACCACACCCCAATTTCACCCTGAACGTGCATATGGACGGCATGGAAGAGACCCACGACCGGATCCTGGAGCGCAAAGGGACCTTCAAGATCGCCATCGAAGGAATCAAGAAGGCCAAGCGCCTCGGCTTTCGGGTCTGCACCAACACCACCATCTTCAAGAACACCGACATGGTCGAAATGGAGATGCTCTTTTCCCACCTGACCGAACTCGGCGTCGATGGCCTGCTGGCAGCCCCCGGTTTTGACTATGAAGATGTCGGGGAGGACCTGTTCCTGCAACGGCGTGAAATCGAGAAGCGCTTTGCCCAGGTCTACGAAATGAGCAAGCGGTTCCGCTTCTGGTCCACCCCGATGTATCTCAGGTTTCTGAAGGGCGAGAAGCAACTCCAGTGCACACCATGGGGGAACCCGACCAGGAATACCCAGGGCTGGAAGGCCCCCTGCTATCTAATTACCGATGCCCACTACCCGACCTTCAGAGAGATGATGGCGAACACCGACTGGAATCGCTATGGCGTAGGTAGAGACGAGAGATGCGCCCAGTGCATGATGCACTGCGGCTTTGAACCGACGGTGGTCAACGAAATTGCGAAGAGCTGGAAAGATATCTGGGAAATGGCGATCTGGAACTTAACCTGA
- a CDS encoding ABC transporter permease, giving the protein MPDENPVARWKSWGTRLSFLFILAILWQSLFKAGVWNELLFPSPCSVVQSLRDGIADGTLPKAIAASMVRLGIGYSISLLVGIPLGLLLGRIRLLDDTVGSLAVGLQALPSICWLPLAVLWFGLSESAMQFVIIMGSLMAVTLTVRDGVKTIPTLYLRAASILGATGWRFYRYVLFPASFPSVMTGAKLGWTFAWRSLMAAELLYVTTGIGSTLMMGRELHDMPLVIASMLAIIVIGLITDRLVFRYGEQFVHRRWGVG; this is encoded by the coding sequence ATGCCTGATGAAAACCCCGTTGCCCGCTGGAAAAGTTGGGGGACACGGCTTTCTTTCCTGTTTATATTGGCAATCCTGTGGCAGTCACTTTTCAAGGCAGGGGTTTGGAACGAACTGTTGTTCCCGTCACCCTGCTCAGTAGTCCAGTCGCTGCGGGACGGGATTGCCGATGGTACGCTACCAAAAGCGATTGCCGCAAGTATGGTGCGCCTCGGCATCGGCTACTCGATCTCACTGCTGGTCGGTATCCCGTTGGGGTTGCTGCTCGGCAGAATCCGGTTGCTTGATGATACGGTGGGGAGTCTGGCGGTCGGACTTCAGGCATTGCCCAGCATCTGCTGGCTGCCGCTGGCGGTGCTTTGGTTCGGTCTTTCCGAGAGCGCCATGCAGTTTGTCATTATCATGGGCTCACTGATGGCGGTTACCCTTACGGTCCGTGACGGGGTCAAGACTATCCCGACACTCTATCTCCGGGCGGCATCAATTCTGGGAGCCACTGGCTGGCGTTTTTACCGGTACGTGTTGTTTCCCGCCTCGTTTCCGTCGGTCATGACCGGGGCAAAGCTGGGTTGGACCTTTGCCTGGCGGTCGCTGATGGCGGCCGAGTTGCTGTACGTGACCACCGGCATCGGTTCCACGCTGATGATGGGGCGCGAACTGCACGACATGCCGCTGGTAATCGCTTCCATGCTCGCCATTATTGTTATCGGCCTGATCACCGATCGTTTGGTCTTCCGCTACGGCGAGCAGTTTGTCCATCGCCGCTGGGGCGTGGGCTAA
- a CDS encoding ABC transporter ATP-binding protein, translated as MATVELKKVSKVYESRAGRLNVLTGIDLEIEDGEFLCVVGPSGCGKSTLLNLLAGFERPSSGEIQVSGKQVTGPSPSRFVIFQEPALFPWLNVYQNIVFGLRMAGVDLAEQQEKAQALLKAVHLSKFAHAWVTQISGGMKQRVAIARALAMDPDILLMDEPFAALDAQTRDMLHEVLEEVYLQTRKTIVFVTHNVREAVRLGSRVILMSGQGGEIIEQFPVNLPRNRYLEDVEVVTIASRIRDRLRQEVLRTSGEGGADA; from the coding sequence ATGGCCACGGTCGAATTAAAGAAGGTCTCCAAGGTTTATGAGAGCCGGGCCGGCAGGCTTAATGTGCTTACCGGTATCGATCTTGAGATTGAAGACGGCGAGTTCCTCTGCGTCGTCGGCCCGTCAGGGTGCGGCAAATCTACCCTTCTAAACCTGCTGGCCGGGTTCGAGCGTCCCTCATCAGGCGAGATTCAGGTAAGCGGGAAGCAGGTCACCGGCCCGTCTCCCAGCAGGTTCGTTATTTTTCAGGAACCGGCGCTATTTCCCTGGCTTAACGTCTATCAGAACATCGTCTTTGGCCTCAGGATGGCAGGCGTAGACCTGGCAGAACAGCAGGAAAAGGCCCAGGCACTGCTCAAAGCGGTTCACCTGTCAAAGTTTGCCCATGCCTGGGTTACCCAGATATCCGGCGGCATGAAGCAACGGGTGGCAATTGCCAGGGCGCTGGCCATGGACCCAGACATCCTGCTGATGGATGAGCCATTTGCTGCCTTGGATGCCCAGACCCGCGACATGCTGCACGAAGTGCTTGAAGAGGTTTACCTGCAGACCCGCAAGACCATTGTCTTTGTTACCCACAATGTGCGTGAAGCGGTGCGTCTCGGTTCGCGGGTAATCCTGATGTCAGGGCAAGGTGGTGAGATCATTGAGCAGTTCCCGGTAAACCTGCCGCGCAACCGTTATCTGGAGGATGTCGAGGTAGTGACTATTGCCTCGCGGATCAGGGACCGGCTCAGGCAGGAAGTGCTCAGGACAAGTGGGGAAGGGGGAGCCGATGCCTGA
- a CDS encoding ABC transporter substrate-binding protein — MSRKPLILWCLFVLSLFTVQGAIAADAVRIGHFPNMTHAQALVGRSQGIFEQKLGAIDWKVFNAGPSEMEALIAGQLDIAYVGPNPAVNAYLRSKGKSLKIIAGAASGGASLVVPAKSTARSPQDFKGKRIASPELGNTQDVALRRWLKSAGVAPGRDVQVIPVKNADILMLFQQGRLDGAWVPEPWVSRLVREGGGRILLDERTLWKDGKFPTAVVVARSEFLEKNRAVVERFLEAHVEMTEWIKKNPVEAKKRLNEQLAKLAGKALPPQTLDDAFSRVLITSDPLVTPLNTSAAWAGELGYLPKKTDIARGLAGIVDAALLNSVLAKRSLPAVKVR; from the coding sequence ATGAGTCGTAAGCCGCTAATCCTTTGGTGCCTTTTTGTCCTGTCACTGTTCACTGTCCAGGGGGCTATTGCCGCAGATGCCGTGCGTATCGGCCACTTTCCCAATATGACCCACGCCCAGGCACTGGTGGGGCGGTCACAAGGTATTTTCGAGCAAAAGCTGGGGGCAATTGACTGGAAGGTGTTCAATGCCGGTCCGTCGGAGATGGAGGCACTGATCGCTGGGCAACTGGACATCGCCTATGTTGGACCGAATCCGGCGGTCAACGCCTATCTCCGTTCCAAAGGGAAGTCTCTGAAGATCATAGCCGGGGCAGCCAGTGGCGGGGCATCGCTTGTGGTGCCGGCAAAGTCAACGGCCAGGAGCCCTCAGGATTTCAAGGGGAAACGGATCGCTTCTCCCGAGCTGGGCAATACCCAGGACGTTGCTCTGCGGCGCTGGCTCAAGAGTGCCGGAGTTGCTCCGGGACGCGATGTTCAGGTGATTCCGGTCAAGAACGCCGATATTCTTATGCTCTTCCAGCAGGGGCGTCTTGATGGGGCCTGGGTGCCGGAACCATGGGTGTCACGGCTTGTCAGGGAGGGTGGCGGGCGGATTCTGCTTGATGAGCGGACACTCTGGAAAGACGGCAAGTTCCCCACTGCTGTGGTGGTGGCCAGGAGTGAATTCCTGGAAAAGAACCGTGCCGTAGTGGAACGGTTTCTCGAAGCCCATGTTGAGATGACGGAATGGATCAAGAAAAATCCGGTTGAGGCAAAGAAACGGCTTAACGAACAGCTTGCCAAGCTGGCAGGAAAAGCTCTCCCTCCTCAGACCCTTGATGACGCCTTCTCACGGGTGTTGATCACCAGCGACCCGCTTGTCACGCCATTGAACACTTCTGCCGCGTGGGCCGGGGAACTCGGCTATCTGCCGAAGAAGACCGACATTGCCAGGGGCCTGGCCGGCATTGTCGATGCTGCCCTTTTGAACAGTGTGCTGGCCAAGCGTTCGCTGCCTGCTGTAAAGGTCAGATGA